The following DNA comes from Allobranchiibius huperziae.
CAGCACCTGATCAAAGAGCAGCTCGCAGCGCATCTGGACGGGCTCGGCACCGCACTCGACGTCGGATGCGGTCAGGGGACCCAGGCGATCCACCTCGCGGACGCTGGTCTGGCCGTCACGGGCGTCGATCCCTCGCCGGCTCTCCTCCGACGGTTCCGGGAGGACGCGCAGTCGCGGGGACACGCGGTCCGTGCTCTGCGAGGCGACGTGGAGCATCTCGCGCAGGTGCTGGGCGGGGAGCGCTTCGATCTCGTGTGTGCCCACGGTCTGCTGATGTACGTGCCGGATGCGCGCGAGACAGTGGGCGTGCTTGCGGACCGTGCCCGTGAGGGCGGTGTGGTCTCCTTCACCGTCCGCAACGGTGACGCGCTCGCGTTCCGACCGGGCATCCGCGGAGACTGGGCGGGCGCTCTCGACGCGTTCGACGCGACGTCGTACGTCAACGAGCTCGGCGCGACCGCGCGTGCACACACCCTGACCGAGGCCCGCCGGTGGTGCGCCGACGTGGGGCTGGAGATCATCGCCTGGTACGGCGTTCGCGTGTTCACCGACGCCGTCGGCGCCAGCACCGCGGTCGATCCCGAAACGTTGGACTCGTGCCTGCGCGCCGAGACGGAGGCGGGGTGCCGCGATCCGTACCGGGCGCTGGCAGCACAGCTGCACGTGATCTCGCGGCGCCGATGAGTGGCCCTCGGTATGCGCCGAGCGGGCCATTGCCTGGTGTGTGGGTGGTTGCTACGTTGCGATGCGGGCGTCTCGAGCGCCTACTGGCCCGGGGCACGCGGTCAGGAACGATTTCTCAGACGGTCATCGGAGATCTTCATGCGTCGCACCACCAGTGTCCTCACCGCCACCATGTTCGCCGCCGCGATGGGAGTCGTCGCCGCCGGACCCGCCTCCGCGTCGGCAGCCCCGGCATGGGGGCACCGCCACCATCACGCGGTCAAGACCTCCCCGTACGTCGCGCTCGGCGACAGCTACTCCTCGGCGGCCGGCGTCCAGCCGTCCGTGGTGGGATCCCCGCCCGTCTGCAGCCGCTCGACCCTGAACTACGCCCACGACATCGCTGCGGTCACGAAGC
Coding sequences within:
- a CDS encoding methyltransferase domain-containing protein produces the protein MASFGEVEGVWVERLGGLRNAVRQHLIKEQLAAHLDGLGTALDVGCGQGTQAIHLADAGLAVTGVDPSPALLRRFREDAQSRGHAVRALRGDVEHLAQVLGGERFDLVCAHGLLMYVPDARETVGVLADRAREGGVVSFTVRNGDALAFRPGIRGDWAGALDAFDATSYVNELGATARAHTLTEARRWCADVGLEIIAWYGVRVFTDAVGASTAVDPETLDSCLRAETEAGCRDPYRALAAQLHVISRRR